In Populus nigra chromosome 1, ddPopNigr1.1, whole genome shotgun sequence, one genomic interval encodes:
- the LOC133696010 gene encoding uncharacterized protein LOC133696010 isoform X4, with translation MDLETENRIAAILMKEAAELRQRAEREGVHVYLEQPKVRARPNSRFLTATVLGVQQTNRAVEVNEMWRVRQKELKMDDRLREGSGYDDNCSKNYGDVGDTPRSTGRRRSVNENNTRVSSSSSKRAGSSYSREDEGLRDEEVEEFLHSRVKRGRGAVGSRMDETGPYLPPCPDYEEKLSRSPDAKLLGVVFKPEKYFASSEEELGTERLKKAKKVCSKSLDKKHSRKHRSKEKSRGKKRKRKDEKRSKHYSCLQSSVTLT, from the exons ATGGATCTGGAGACTGAGAACAGAATAGCTGCTATTCTTATGAAAGAAGCAGCAGAATTGCGGCAACGAGCTGAAAGGGAAGGCGTGCATGTTTACCTTGAACAGCCTAAAGTACGAGCGCGGCCAAATTCTCGCTTCCTCACTGCAACTGTCCTTGGAGTGCAGCAAA CCAATCGAGCTGTTGAGGTCAATGAGATGTGGCGAGTCCGGCAAAAGGAGCTCAAGATGGATGATAGGCTGAGAGAAGGATCAGGATATGATGATAACTGCAGCAAGAACTATGGGGATGTTGGTGATACCCCTAGAAGTACAGGCAGAAGGCGTTCTGTAAATGAGAACAATACTAGGGTGTCATCATCGTCAAGCAAAAGAGCAGGGAGCTCTTATTCAAGAGAAGATGAAGGTTTAAGGGATGAAGAAGTTGAGGAATTTTTGCACTCGAG GGTTAAGCGAGGTCGAGGTGCAGTAGGTTCGAGGATGGATGAAACAGGGCCTTACCTTCCACCTTGTCCAGACTATGAGGAAAAGCTTTCCAGAAGCCCGGATGCGAAGCTGCTGGGTGTTGTTTTTAAACCAGAGAAATATTTTGCATCATCTGAAGAAGAGCTTGGCACGGAAAGGCTTAAAAAGGCAAAGAAGGTTTGTTCAAAGAGTTTGGATAAGAAGCATTCCAGGAAGCACAGATCTAAAGAAAAGTCGAGGGgtaagaaaaggaagagaaaggaTGAGAAAAGAAGTAAACACTA TTCTTGTTTGCAGAGTTCGGTAACGCTGACATGA
- the LOC133696010 gene encoding uncharacterized protein LOC133696010 isoform X2 produces MINDQSLLVNHSKQVLMDLETENRIAAILMKEAAELRQRAEREGVHVYLEQPKVRARPNSRFLTATVLGVQQTNRAVEVNEMWRVRQKELKMDDRLREGSGYDDNCSKNYGDVGDTPRSTGRRRSVNENNTRVSSSSSKRAGSSYSREDEGLRDEEVEEFLHSRVKRGRGAVGSRMDETGPYLPPCPDYEEKLSRSPDAKLLGVVFKPEKYFASSEEELGTERLKKAKKVCSKSLDKKHSRKHRSKEKSRGKKRKRKDEKRSKHYSCLQSSVTLT; encoded by the exons ATGATCAATGATCAATCTTTATTGGTCAACCATTCGAAACAG GTTTTAATGGATCTGGAGACTGAGAACAGAATAGCTGCTATTCTTATGAAAGAAGCAGCAGAATTGCGGCAACGAGCTGAAAGGGAAGGCGTGCATGTTTACCTTGAACAGCCTAAAGTACGAGCGCGGCCAAATTCTCGCTTCCTCACTGCAACTGTCCTTGGAGTGCAGCAAA CCAATCGAGCTGTTGAGGTCAATGAGATGTGGCGAGTCCGGCAAAAGGAGCTCAAGATGGATGATAGGCTGAGAGAAGGATCAGGATATGATGATAACTGCAGCAAGAACTATGGGGATGTTGGTGATACCCCTAGAAGTACAGGCAGAAGGCGTTCTGTAAATGAGAACAATACTAGGGTGTCATCATCGTCAAGCAAAAGAGCAGGGAGCTCTTATTCAAGAGAAGATGAAGGTTTAAGGGATGAAGAAGTTGAGGAATTTTTGCACTCGAG GGTTAAGCGAGGTCGAGGTGCAGTAGGTTCGAGGATGGATGAAACAGGGCCTTACCTTCCACCTTGTCCAGACTATGAGGAAAAGCTTTCCAGAAGCCCGGATGCGAAGCTGCTGGGTGTTGTTTTTAAACCAGAGAAATATTTTGCATCATCTGAAGAAGAGCTTGGCACGGAAAGGCTTAAAAAGGCAAAGAAGGTTTGTTCAAAGAGTTTGGATAAGAAGCATTCCAGGAAGCACAGATCTAAAGAAAAGTCGAGGGgtaagaaaaggaagagaaaggaTGAGAAAAGAAGTAAACACTA TTCTTGTTTGCAGAGTTCGGTAACGCTGACATGA
- the LOC133696010 gene encoding uncharacterized protein LOC133696010 isoform X1, with the protein MINDQSLLVNHSKQQVLMDLETENRIAAILMKEAAELRQRAEREGVHVYLEQPKVRARPNSRFLTATVLGVQQTNRAVEVNEMWRVRQKELKMDDRLREGSGYDDNCSKNYGDVGDTPRSTGRRRSVNENNTRVSSSSSKRAGSSYSREDEGLRDEEVEEFLHSRVKRGRGAVGSRMDETGPYLPPCPDYEEKLSRSPDAKLLGVVFKPEKYFASSEEELGTERLKKAKKVCSKSLDKKHSRKHRSKEKSRGKKRKRKDEKRSKHYSCLQSSVTLT; encoded by the exons ATGATCAATGATCAATCTTTATTGGTCAACCATTCGAAACAG CAGGTTTTAATGGATCTGGAGACTGAGAACAGAATAGCTGCTATTCTTATGAAAGAAGCAGCAGAATTGCGGCAACGAGCTGAAAGGGAAGGCGTGCATGTTTACCTTGAACAGCCTAAAGTACGAGCGCGGCCAAATTCTCGCTTCCTCACTGCAACTGTCCTTGGAGTGCAGCAAA CCAATCGAGCTGTTGAGGTCAATGAGATGTGGCGAGTCCGGCAAAAGGAGCTCAAGATGGATGATAGGCTGAGAGAAGGATCAGGATATGATGATAACTGCAGCAAGAACTATGGGGATGTTGGTGATACCCCTAGAAGTACAGGCAGAAGGCGTTCTGTAAATGAGAACAATACTAGGGTGTCATCATCGTCAAGCAAAAGAGCAGGGAGCTCTTATTCAAGAGAAGATGAAGGTTTAAGGGATGAAGAAGTTGAGGAATTTTTGCACTCGAG GGTTAAGCGAGGTCGAGGTGCAGTAGGTTCGAGGATGGATGAAACAGGGCCTTACCTTCCACCTTGTCCAGACTATGAGGAAAAGCTTTCCAGAAGCCCGGATGCGAAGCTGCTGGGTGTTGTTTTTAAACCAGAGAAATATTTTGCATCATCTGAAGAAGAGCTTGGCACGGAAAGGCTTAAAAAGGCAAAGAAGGTTTGTTCAAAGAGTTTGGATAAGAAGCATTCCAGGAAGCACAGATCTAAAGAAAAGTCGAGGGgtaagaaaaggaagagaaaggaTGAGAAAAGAAGTAAACACTA TTCTTGTTTGCAGAGTTCGGTAACGCTGACATGA
- the LOC133696010 gene encoding uncharacterized protein LOC133696010 isoform X3 — translation MINDQSLLVNHSKQQVLMDLETENRIAAILMKEAAELRQRAEREGVHVYLEQPKVRARPNSRFLTATVLGVQQTNRAVEVNEMWRVRQKELKMDDRLREGSGYDDNCSKNYGDVGDTPRSTGRRRSVNENNTRVSSSSSKRAGSSYSREDEGLRDEEVEEFLHSRVKRGRGAVGSRMDETGPYLPPCPDYEEKLSRSPDAKLLGVVFKPEKYFASSEEELGTERLKKAKKVCSKSLDKKHSRKHRSKEKSRGKKRKRKDEKRSKH, via the exons ATGATCAATGATCAATCTTTATTGGTCAACCATTCGAAACAG CAGGTTTTAATGGATCTGGAGACTGAGAACAGAATAGCTGCTATTCTTATGAAAGAAGCAGCAGAATTGCGGCAACGAGCTGAAAGGGAAGGCGTGCATGTTTACCTTGAACAGCCTAAAGTACGAGCGCGGCCAAATTCTCGCTTCCTCACTGCAACTGTCCTTGGAGTGCAGCAAA CCAATCGAGCTGTTGAGGTCAATGAGATGTGGCGAGTCCGGCAAAAGGAGCTCAAGATGGATGATAGGCTGAGAGAAGGATCAGGATATGATGATAACTGCAGCAAGAACTATGGGGATGTTGGTGATACCCCTAGAAGTACAGGCAGAAGGCGTTCTGTAAATGAGAACAATACTAGGGTGTCATCATCGTCAAGCAAAAGAGCAGGGAGCTCTTATTCAAGAGAAGATGAAGGTTTAAGGGATGAAGAAGTTGAGGAATTTTTGCACTCGAG GGTTAAGCGAGGTCGAGGTGCAGTAGGTTCGAGGATGGATGAAACAGGGCCTTACCTTCCACCTTGTCCAGACTATGAGGAAAAGCTTTCCAGAAGCCCGGATGCGAAGCTGCTGGGTGTTGTTTTTAAACCAGAGAAATATTTTGCATCATCTGAAGAAGAGCTTGGCACGGAAAGGCTTAAAAAGGCAAAGAAGGTTTGTTCAAAGAGTTTGGATAAGAAGCATTCCAGGAAGCACAGATCTAAAGAAAAGTCGAGGGgtaagaaaaggaagagaaaggaTGAGAAAAGAAGTAAACACTA A
- the LOC133669151 gene encoding uncharacterized protein LOC133669151: protein MEEESQCLKTNGEEDFYENIEAPKFVDLNAPDHYHPGDDRYWFCLRVGCDQKHEEEMDSEAIYKKFVLRVMAARSPNIRLRRALYRKDSSANIKCPQTVPAKSSKPRVSRLALISSISKRMVDPKVRVKSLAKQNATPNVRAKQSVVSKALTTPRNKKRLSNPDAFCSVRNPKATAVAVPNSRVVAKALFHSPKKSTRTKTSIELDTTVKKICAGIKNLEIADGKKHALACNRQLPSNAPRKQPRGREVKSRVYDGLLSQNCKGKESKSFKCVMKKNKGKNSKQCHGPMPREGAENDFSDTEIEEKSRNGFPGACYNAKCDEGNDALEGPLTTVKIEASMVENKVEALSDAKANTPGCNEPNQRLYSRIHERGLRENGLGENDLPKLVASREDGNGTNERHGKEDKRNSSMDKGIDAPMESNVSKHIFISDEKENDREAIGSDDKENASASDDNREMDLNTGHLKRHILGKHESVKSTQKIAKAKRKPSKESFVTHATGAQELKHRKPKTTNPKPFRLRTDERGILKEATSEKKLRPAPLKEILPVTRFPGGNLQKKHQNALPRNDKSLEQTEPANDAQEACEMERNTTQKEQHTSSLKNKERVRRKLSSAPQRHTVSSQQKLVAPLKKYSEDKTAAQNLGNVLKKTRSSFVRKVARPQETSSITNETLSIMIPGQLGVIKEDSPTFLRPEEAEKPRKSSASLEIKASASTVSRQSLQGKRSTTIPKEPNFHAIHTPKSCTRRVA, encoded by the exons ATGGAAGAAGAATCTCAGTGTTTGAAAACCAACGGCGAAGAAGACTTCTACGAGAACATCGAGGCGCCGAAGTTCGTGGACCTTAACGCTCCCGATCACTACCACCCGGGTGATGACCGATATTGGTTCTGCTTGCGTGTTG GATGTGATCAAAAGCATGAAGAAGAAATGGATTCTGAAGCAATCtacaaaaaatttgttttacgG GTTATGGCTGCAAGGAGTCCCAACATACGGCTTCGGAGAGCACTGTACAGAAAGGATTCAAG TGCCAATATTAAATGTCCCCAGACAGTTCCAGCAAAATCTTCAAAACCTCGAGTATCAAGATTGGCCCTCATTTCCTCGATATCTAAAAGAATGGTTGATCCTAAAGTGAGAGTTAAGTCCCTTGCTAAACAGAATGCAACCCCAAATGTGAGGGCAAAGCAATCTGTTGTATCCAAGGCTCTGACAACTCCAAGGAACAAAAAGCGACTGTCAAATCCTGATGCATTTTGTAGTGTTAGGAATCCGAAAGCAACAGCTGTTGCAGTGCCAAATAGTAGGGTGGTAGCAAAGGCATTATTTCATTCACCTAAGAAGTCAACGAGGACAAAGACTTCAATTGAATTGGATACAACTGTCAAGAAAATATGTGCAGGTATAAAGAATCTTGAGATCGCTGATGGAAAGAAGCATGCTTTGGCGTGTAATAGACAATTGCCTTCAAATGCTCCAAGGAAACAACCACGAGGACGAGAGGTTAAAAGCAGAGTTTATGATGGACTACTTTCTCAAAATTGTAAGGGAAAGGAATCCAAATCTTTCAAATGTGTGATGAAAAAGAACAAGGGAAAGAACTCAAAGCAGTGTCATGGTCCCATGCCTCGAGAAGGGGCTGAAAATGATTTCAGTGACACGGAGATTGAGGAGAAATCAAGAAATGGTTTTCCTGGCGCCTGCTATAATGCTAAATGTGATGAAGGAAATGATGCCCTTGAAGGGCCCTTAACAACTGTAAAAATAGAAGCATCGATGGTTGAGAACAAAGTTGAAGCTTTGTCAGATGCCAAGGCAAATACCCCGGGATGCAATGAGCCAAATCAAAGACTTTATTCCCGGATCCACGAGAGGGGCTTGAGAGAAAATGGCTTGGGAGAAAATGATCTTCCCAAACTTGTAGCTTCAAGAGAAGATGGCAATGGTACCAATGAAAGACATGGCAAAGAAGACAAAAGGAACTCGAGTATGGATAAGGGCATTGATGCTCCCATGGAGAGTAATGTTagtaaacatatttttatctcaGATGAAAAGGAAAATGACAGAGAAGCCATTGGGAGCGACGATAAGGAAAATGCTTCAGCCTCTGATGATAACAG AGAAATGGATCTCAATACTGGCCACTTGAAAAGACATATCCTTGGCAAGCATGAGAGTGTGAAGAGCACTCAAAAG ATAGCCAAAGCAAAGAGGAAGCCATCCAAAGAGAGCTTCGTTACTCATGCCACTGGTGCTCAAGAACTAAAACATAGAAAACCTAAGACTACAAATCCCAAGCCTTTTCGGCTGAGAACTGAT gAAAGAGGGATTCTTAAGGAAGCAACCTCAGAGAAGAAGCTCCGCCCTGCTCCTCTGAAAGAAATCCTGCCAGTTACGAGGTTCCCAGGAGGGAATTTACAGAAAAAACATCAGAATGCATTGCCA AGAAATGACAAGAGCCTTGAACAAACCGAACCAGCCAATGATGCTCAGGAAGCATGTGAAATGGAAAGAAACACAACACAGAAGGAACAACAT ACTTCCAGCTTGAAGAACAAAGAAAGAGTGAGACGAAAATTATCTTCAGCTCCACAGAGACACACAGTTTCGTCACAACAGAAGCTTGTGGCCCCACTGAAGAAATATAGCGAGGACAAGACAGCAGCTCAAAATCTGGGGAACGTCTTGAAGAAGACCAGATCATCATTTGTGAGAAAAGTCGCAAGGCCTCAAGA GACCTCATCGATTACAAACGAAACACTCTCGATTATGATACCTGGTCAACTAGGTGTGATAAAGGAAGACTCACCAACATTCTTGAGACCCGAAGAAGCTGAAAAGCCTAGAAAAAGCAGTGCTTCCCTGGAAATCAAAGCTTCTGCTTCTACTGTCTCCAGGCAATCACTACAGGGGAAGAGGTCAACAACTATTCCAAAGGAACCGAATTTCCATGCCATCCACACACCAAAGAGCTGCACACGAAGAGTGGCTTAA
- the LOC133669159 gene encoding proline iminopeptidase, translating into MPNIMSLLGFTSSLVSFAPPPPLPSLTPLLPSLSCLSIRRRNPLLFSVRNLGYKCESQASGLYMEPVKESVELNRNLYANIEPYETGFLKVSDLHSIYYEQSGSPSGHPVVFLHGGPGGGTAPSNRRFFDPEFYRIILFDQRGAGKSTPHACLEENTTWDLIADIEKLREHLKIPEWQVFGGSWGSTLALAYSQSHPEKVTGLVLRGIFLLRKKEIDWFYEGGAAAIFPDAWESFRDFIPENERGCFIDAYSKRLNSDDLETQYAAARAWTKWEMMTAHLLPNEETVKRGDDDIFSLAFARIENHYFVNKGFFPSDSFLLENVDKIRHINTTIVQGRYDVCCPMMSAWDLHKAWPEADLKVVPDAGHSANEPGITAELVAANEKLKNIIKNGS; encoded by the exons ATGCCCAATATCATGAGTTTATTAGGCTTCACTAGTTCACTCGTCTCTTTCGCACCTCCTCCTCCCCTTCCTTCCCTCACTCCTCTTCTCCCTTCACTCTCCTGTCTTTCCATCA GAAGAAGGAATCCTTTACTGTTTAGTGTGAGAAATCTTGGTTACAAGTGTGAATCACAGGCAAGTGGGTTGTACATGGAACCAGTCAAGGAGTCAGTGGAATTAAATAGGAATCTTTATGCAAATATAGAGCCTTATGAGACTGGTTTTTTGAAGGTCTCTGATCTTCACTCAATCTACTATGAACAATCAGGAAGTCCCTCTGGGCAT CCTGTTGTCTTTCTTCATGGGGGCCCAGGAGGAGGAACTGCACCGAGTAACCGAAGATTTTTTGATCCTGAATTTTACAGAATCATTTTGTTTGATCAG CGAGGTGCCGGAAAGAGCACACCCCATGCTTGCTTGGAGGAAAATACCACTTGGGATCTCATTGCTGACATTGAAAAGCTAAGGGAACACTTGAAAATTCCGGAATGGCAG GTTTTTGGTGGATCATGGGGAAGTACACTGGCACTTGCGTACAGCCAATCACATCCTGAAAAG gttactGGACTGGTCCTTCGAGGGATTTTTCTTTTGCGAAAGAAAGAGATTGACTGGTTTTATGAAGGTGGTGCTGCTGCTATATTTCCTGATG CTTGGGAGTCATTCAGAGATTTTATTCCGGAAAATGAAAGGGGATGTTTCATAGATGCTTACAGCAAGAGATTAAACTCTGATGATTTGGAAACACAA TATGCAGCTGCAAGAGCATGGACCAAATGGGAAATGATGACTGCCCATCTTCTTCCAAATGAAGAGACTGTCAAGAGAGGggatgatgatattttttcctTG GCATTTGCAAGGATTGAAAATCATTACTTTGTGAACAAGGGGTTTTTTCCTTCAGATTCTTTCCTATTAGAAAATGTTGATAAAATAAGACACATCAACACTACAATTGTACAG GGGAGATATGATGTCTGCTGTCCTATGATGTCTGCTTGGGATCTTCATAAGGCATGGCCAGAGGCAGATCTAAAG GTTGTCCCAGACGCAGGGCATTCTGCTAATGAACCAGGAATAACCGCAGAGCTTGTGGCTGCAAATGAGAAACTCAAAAACATCATCAAGAATGGATCGTGA
- the LOC133686152 gene encoding uncharacterized protein LOC133686152, with translation MSDYLSTTLLTKKKEIDCVIRDAIDKVLVLRFGRASDPVCLHLDDILSKSAREVSKFATIALVDIDSEDVQVYVNYFDITLVPSTVFFFNAHHMKMDSGTADHTKWVGAFHRKQDFIDVVEAIFRAAMKGKLIANCPLPPERIPKYELLYKNL, from the exons ATGAGTGATTACCTATCAACAACGCTGCTTACAAAGAAGAAAGAGATCGACTGCGTTATCAGAGATGCCATCGACAAGGTCCTTGTCCTCCGCTTCGGCCGCGCCTCTGATCCCGTTTGTCTCCATCTCGATGACATT TTATCGAAATCAGCTCGTGAGGTTTCAAAATTCGCAACAATAGCCTTGGTAGACATTGATTCGGAGGATGTTCAAGTTTATGTCAACTATTTTGACATAACTTTGGTTCCTTCTactgttttcttcttcaacgCTCATCATATGAAAATGGATTCTGG GACTGCAGATCACACTAAATGGGTTGGTGCTTTTCACAGAAAACAAGATTTTATTGATGTAGTTGAG GCCATATTCAGAGCAGCCATGAAAGGCAAGCTGATCGCGAATTGCCCCCTGCCACCAGAGCGGATACCAAAATATGAGTTGTTGTACAAAAACTTGTAA
- the LOC133672924 gene encoding malate dehydrogenase, glyoxysomal-like: protein MESIREASQRIARISAHLQPPNSQTEESCVLKRADCRAKGGAPGFKVAILGAAGGIGQPLAMLMKMNPLVSVLHLYDVVNTPGVTADIGHMDTGAVVRGFLGQPQLENALTGMDLVIIPAGVPRKPGMTRDDLFNINAGIVRTLCEGIAKCCPNAIVNLISNPVNSTVPIAAEVFKKAGTYDPKRLLGVTMLDVVRANTFVAEVLGLHPKEVDVPVVGGHAGVTILPLLSQVKPPSSFTPEETEYLTKRIQDGGTEVVQAKAGAGSATLSMAYAAVKFADACLRGLRGDAGVVECAFVASEVTELPFFATKVRLGRRGAEEVYQLGPLNEYERVGLERAKKELAESIQKGVSFIRK, encoded by the exons ATGGAGTCCATCAGAGAGGCTAGCCAAAGGATTGCAAGGATATCAGCTCATCTCCAACCTCCAAATTCCCAG ACGGAGGAAAGCTGTGTTTTGAAGAGAGCTGATTGCAGAGCGAAAGGAGGGGCACCAGGGTTCAAAGTCGCTATCTTGGGTGCTGCTGGAGGAATTGGCCAGCCTCTTGCGATGCTTATGAAGATGAATCCTTTGGTCTCTGTTCTTCATCTTTATGATGTTGTCAATACTCCTGGTGTCACTGCTGATATTGGTCACATGGACACTGGCGCTGTG GTTCGGGGTTTCCTAGGGCAGCCGCAGCTTGAGAATGCTCTTACAGGGATGGACCTTGTGATCATACCTGCTGGCGTGCCAAGGAAGCCTGGAATGACTAGAGATGATCTATTCAACATCAATGCTGGGATCGTCAGAACTCTTTGCGAAGGAATTGCAAAGTGCTGCCCGAATGCAATTGTCAACTTGATCAGTAATCCGGTCAATTCTACAGTTCCAATTGCAgcagaggttttcaagaaagctGGAACTTATGATCCAAAGCGACTTCTAGGAGTTACAATGCTTGATGTTGTGAGAGCAAACACATTCGTG GCAGAAGTTCTGGGACTTCATCCTAAGGAAGTTGATGTTCCAGTTGTTGGAGGCCATGCTGGAGTCACAATTTTGCCTCTTCTGTCACAG GTTAAGCCTCCTTCCTCCTTCACCCCTGAAGAAACTGAATACCTGACCAAACGAATTCAAGATGGTGGAACAGAGGTtgttcag GCGAAAGCTGGGGCTGGCTCTGCAACACTGTCAATG GCGTATGCAGCTGTTAAATTTGCAGATGCCTGCCTTCGTGGCTTGAGGGGAGATGCTGGTGTTGTCGAATGTGCATTTGTAGCTTCTGAG GTGACAGAACTCCCATTCTTCGCAACCAAGGTACGACTTGGCCGCAGAGGAGCCGAGGAAGTCTATCAACTTGGTCCCCTAAACGAATATGAGAG GGTGGGGTTGGAAAGGGCTAAAAAAGAGTTGGCAGAGAGCATTCAGAAGGGGGTTTCCTTCATCAGGAAATAG